The genomic interval CAGCTGGTACCGGATTTTTTTACAGCTGAAAATTATAAAAGTATTAACTCGGAGCCGGCACGGATTGTGACATCAATAGCGATGTTTTATGATCTTGATGCTCCTGTAAAATTTGCTAAAGAGGTAGAGTCTATTCTTCATGACGATGGTATTTGGCACCTTGAGCAAAGTTATATGCCTTCAATGCTTCGTCTCAATTCTTATGACACAATATGTCATGAGCATTTGGAATATTATTCACTTGGTGTTATGGAGAAAATTATGAAGGCGGCGGGACTAAAAATTGTTGATGTTGTCATGAATGCGATAAACGGTGGAAGTTTTGCCGTAACGGTAGCTAAGATTGGCAATAAAAATATACCGCAGAATCTGGTAGTGGTTAATTGGTTACTTGAGCAAGAGGATCGTATGGGTCTGAATACGCCACGTCCTTATCGTGATTTTGAAGAGCGAGTGTTCAGGCATAGAGACGACTTGATAAGACTTGTTAGAGGATTGGTCGCAAGTGGAAAAACAATCCTTGGTTACGGAGCATCCACAAAAGGAAACGTATTGTTGCAATTTTGCGGTTTGACCGCAAAAGATATTCCTGCGATTGCAGAGGTGAATCCGGATAAATTCGGTTGTTTTACACCGGGTACGCATATACCTATTATTTCCGAGCAGGAGGCCAGGGCAATGAATCCGGACTATTTTTTGGTTCTCCCATGGCATTTCAAAGAAGGTATTCTCCGGCGCGAAAAGGAGTATTTGAAAAATGGTGGAAAATTAATCTTCCCATTTCCGGAGATTGAAATGTCA from Candidatus Peregrinibacteria bacterium carries:
- a CDS encoding class I SAM-dependent methyltransferase, encoding MDEYTEIGQCRIGGGKNLISVLNLGNQVLTGVFPKTVSDEITSGPLDLVWCPDSGLLQLRHSYNPTEMYGENYGYRSGLNQSMVNHLTEKVRYLERLIELNPGDIVLDIGSNDATLLKAYGANGIKRVGIDPTGNKFSEYYTEDIQLVPDFFTAENYKSINSEPARIVTSIAMFYDLDAPVKFAKEVESILHDDGIWHLEQSYMPSMLRLNSYDTICHEHLEYYSLGVMEKIMKAAGLKIVDVVMNAINGGSFAVTVAKIGNKNIPQNLVVVNWLLEQEDRMGLNTPRPYRDFEERVFRHRDDLIRLVRGLVASGKTILGYGASTKGNVLLQFCGLTAKDIPAIAEVNPDKFGCFTPGTHIPIISEQEARAMNPDYFLVLPWHFKEGILRREKEYLKNGGKLIFPFPEIEMSA